From the Saimiri boliviensis isolate mSaiBol1 chromosome X, mSaiBol1.pri, whole genome shotgun sequence genome, one window contains:
- the IRS4 gene encoding insulin receptor substrate 4 isoform X2 has translation MASCSFTRDQATRRLRGAAAAAAAALAAVATTPLLSSRTPTALIGTGSSCPGAMWPSTATGSRSDSESEEEDLPVGEEVCKRGYLRKQKHGHRRYFVLKLETADAPARLEYYENARKFRHSVRAAAAAAAAAASGAAIPALIPPRRVITLYQCFSVSQRADARYRHLIALFTQDEYFAMVAENESEQESWYLLLSRLILESKRRRCGTLGAQPDGEPGALAAAAAAEPPFYKDVWQVIVKPRGLGHRKELSGVFRLCLTDEEVVFVRLNTEVASVVVQLLSIRRCGHSEQYFFLEVGRSTVIGPGELWMQVDDCVVAQNMHELFLEKMRALCADEYRARCRSYSISIGAHLLTLLSARRHLGLLPIEPGGWLRRSRFEQFCHLRAIGDGEDEMLFTRRFITPSEPVPDSRRERLHLPRGCRSRRAISVPASFFRRLAPSPARPPHPPAKAPNNGACLSSEVSGSGSGNSGEERNPQSKEDQEGSGGDYMPMNNWGSGNGRGSGGGQGSSGQGSSSHSSGGNQCSGDGQGSRGGQGSSGGQGSSGQGSGGNQCSGDGQGTAGGNGSGGGQRPGGGHGSGGGQGPGDGYGAGGGKNSGGGKGAGSGKGSDRDDERGKSLKKRSYFGKLTQSKQMPPPPPPPPPPPPAGATGGKGKSGGRFRLYFCADRGATKERKEAKEVKDAEIPEGAARGRHRARAFDEDEDDPYVPMRPGVAAPLVSSSDYMPMAPQNISASKKRHSRSPFEDSRGYMMMFPRVSPPPAPSPAPDPNKGDDSKDNDGESDYMFMAPGAGAIPKNPRNPQGGSSSKSWSSYFSLPNPFRSSPLGQSDHSEYVPMLPGKFLGRGLDKEVSYNWGPKDVASKPSDEGSFSKPGNGGSLSKPSDDGPPKDKALRPNRLSFITQEYKIKPKQQEPTHEQRETDSSSDYVNIDFTKRESNTPALSTQGPSDSWGIIADLRQSAFHNYVNVEFGVPFPNPANDFSDLLRAIPRANPLSLDGARWPLPPLPLSATGSNANEEEGDYIEVIFNSAVTPALPFADSAIRYDAETGRIYVVDPFSECCMDISLSPSRCSEPPPVARLLQEEEQEGRRPQSRSHSFFAAARAAVSAFPTDSLERDLSPSYVSAVASAAAPTLAVRQVVAAASTLAAAPGIGAAAAAATGFDSASVRWFQPVANAAGAEAVRGAQDNAGGSNAGAHNPSANLPRGDNRAGGAAAAAAAPEPPPRSRRVPRPPETDDSDHDDDTYVRMDFARPDQFDSPKRDGNFKSPWQSDYIDMKTHFRRKVMLMEFYLHLLQICLQERKFRAF, from the coding sequence ATGGCGAGCTGCTCCTTCACTCGCGACCAAGCGACAAGGAGACTGAGAGgtgcagcagcggcagcagcggCAGCTCTAGCAGCGGTGGCGACCACCCCGCTTCTTTCCTCGCGAACCCCGACCGCACTCATTGGGACCGGGTCGTCTTGTCCGGGAGCCATGTGGCCTTCCACGGCCACTGGCTCCCGGTCAGACTCCGAGTCCGAGGAGGAGGACCTCCCCGTCGGGGAGGAAGTCTGCAAACGCGGCTACCTGCGGAAACAGAAGCATGGGCACAGGCGCTACTTCGTGCTCAAACTCGAGACTGCTGATGCCCCAGCTCGGCTGGAATACTACGAAAATGCCAGGAAGTTCCGGCACAGTGTCCGAGCCGCGGCGGCTGCAGCAGCTGCGGCCGCCTCTGGCGCCGCGATCCCCGCGCTCATTCCACCGCGGCGCGTGATCACCCTATACCAGTGCTTTTCCGTGAGCCAGCGAGCAGATGCAAGGTACCGACACCTCATTGCCCTTTTCACCCAGGACGAGTACTTCGCGATGGTGGCGGAGAACGAGTCGGAGCAGGAAAGCTGGTACTTGCTGCTCAGCCGCCTCATCCTCGAGAGCAAGCGCCGCCGCTGCGGCACGCTCGGCGCGCAGCCGGACGGAGAGCCGGGCGCGCTGGCGGCTGCAGCGGCGGCGGAGCCACCCTTCTATAAAGATGTGTGGCAGGTAATAGTCAAACCCAGGGGGCTGGGGCACAGAAAAGAGCTGAGCGGCGTGTTCCGGCTGTGTCTAACCGACGAGGAGGTAGTGTTTGTGAGGCTGAACACCGAAGTGGCTAGCGTGGTTGTCCAGCTCCTGAGCATCCGTCGCTGTGGACACTCGGAGCAGTATTTCTTCTTGGAAGTAGGCAGGTCCACCGTCATCGGTCCAGGAGAGCTCTGGATGCAGGTCGATGACTGTGTGGTTGCCCAAAACATGCACGAGCTGTTTTTGGAGAAGATGAGAGCCCTATGCGCAGACGAATACAGAGCCCGCTGCCGCAGCTACAGCATCAGCATCGGCGCCCACCTGTTAACCCTGCTGTCCGCTAGGAGGCACCTGGGTTTGCTGCCGATAGAGCCGGGAGGCTGGCTCAGAAGGTCCCGCTTTGAGCAGTTTTGCCACCTCAGGGCCATCGGCGACGGGGAAGACGAGATGCTTTTCACCAGGCGCTTCATAACACCCAGCGAGCCTGTGCCCGACTCCAGGCGAGAAAGATTGCACCTACCCAGAGGGTGCAGGTCAAGGAGAGCGATTTCAGTGCCAGCCAGCTTTTTTCGCCGCTTAGCACCCAGCCCAGCACGTCCCCCGCACCCTCCTGCAAAAGCCCCGAACAATGGAGCTTGCCTGTCTTCTGAAGTGTCTGGATCTGGCTCTGGCAACTCTGGGGAGGAACGCAATCCCCAGAGCAAAGAAGATCAGGAAGGAAGTGGAGGTGACTATATGCCCATGAACAATTGGGGGTCAGGAAATGGCCGAGGCTCAGGAGGTGGCCAGGGCTCAAGTGGCCAAGGCTCCAGTAGCCATAGCTCGGGAGGAAACCAGTGCTCAGGTGACGGACAGGGATCGCGAGGTGGCCAGGGTTCTAGTGGTGGCCAGGGCTCAAGTGGCCAGGGCTCAGGAGGTAACCAGTGCTCTGGAGATGGCCAGGGCACCGCAGGTGGGAACGGTTCAGGTGGTGGCCAGAGACCTGGAGGTGGCCATGGCTCAGGTGGTGGCCAGGGACCTGGAGATGGTTATGGCGCAGGTGGTGGCAAGAACTCTGGAGGGGGCAAAGGCGCAGGAAGTGGGAAAGGATCTGATCGTGATGATGAACGTGGAAAATCTCTGAAGAAAAGATCCTATTTTGGCAAATTAACTCAAAGCAAGCAAatgccaccacctccaccacctcctcctcctcccccaccagcTGGAGCAACTGGTGGAAAAGGGAAGTCTGGGGGAAGATTCCGACTTTATTTTTGTGCTGACAGAGGAGCCACAAAAGAACGCAAAGAAGCCAAAGAAGTTAAAGATGCAGAGATCCCAGAAGGTGCAGCTCGTGGCCGCCACAGAGCCAGAGCTTTTGATGAAGATGAGGATGACCCATACGTGCCAATGAGGCCAGGGGTGGCTGCCCCTCTTGTCAGCTCCAGTGATTATATGCCAATGGCTCCTCAAAATATCTCTGCTTCAAAAAAGCGCCACTCTCGATCCCCTTTTGAAGATTCAAGAGGGTACATGATGATGTTTCCCAGAGTGAGCCCACCACCTGCTCCAAGTCCTGCACCTGACCCTAATAAAGGGGATGACTCAAAGGACAATGACGGTGAGAGTGACTACATGTTCATGGCTCCTGGAGCCGGTGCAATTCCAAAAAACCCCAGAAATCCTCAGGGTGGCTCTTCCTCCAAAAGTTGGAGCTCCTACTTCTCTCTACCAAACCCTTTTCGGAGCTCCCCTTTGGGACAGAGTGACCACAGTGAGTATGTACCAATGTTACCTGGAAAGTTCCTGGGGAGGGGCCTAGACAAAGAAGTCTCCTATAACTGGGGCCCCAAAGATGTAGCTTCAAAGCCTTCAGATGAGGGATCATTCTCAAAGCCTGGAAATGGGGGATCACTTTCAAAGCCTTCAGATGATGGGCCCCCAAAGGATAAGGCTCTGAGACCTAACAGACTTTCTTTTATTACACAAGAATATAAAATCAAGCCAAAACAACAAGAGCCCACACATGAGCAGAGAGAAACTGACAGCTCTAGTGACTATGTCAACATTGACTTCACTAAAAGAGAGAGCAATACACCAGCTCTCTCTACTCAAGGACCATCAGATTCGTGGGGTATAATTGCTGACCTCAGACAGTCAGCCTTTCATAATTATGTGAATGTTGAGTTTGGAGTGCCATTTCCAAATCCAGCAAACGACTTCTCAGATCTTTTAAGAGCTATACCACGTGCCAACCCCCTATCGCTGGACGGTGCTAGGTGGccacttcctcctcttcccctcagTGCTACAGGTAGCAATGCTAATGAGGAAGAGGGTGACTACATTGAAGTAATTTTCAACTCAGCAGTGACACCAGCCTTGCCTTTTGCTGACAGTGCCATTCGCTATGATGCTGAAACAGGTCGAATCTATGTGGTCGACCCATTTTCTGAGTGCTGTATGGATATATCTCTCTCCCCCAGCCGATGTTCAGAACCACCACCTGTAGCTAGGCTGctgcaggaggaagagcaggagggaAGACGCCCACAAAGCCGTTCTCACAGTTTCTTTGCAGCAGCCAGAGCCGCTGTCTCGGCTTTTCCAACAGACAGCCTTGAGAGAGACCTTTCCCCATCCTATGTCTCGGCTGTTGCTTCAGCGGCAGCACCGACTTTAGCTGTCCGCCAAGTTGTAGCTGCGGCCTCAACGCTCGCCGCGGCCCCGGGCATCGGCGCAGCAGCCGCCGCGGCTACTGGATTTGACTCCGCCTCCGTCCGCTGGTTTCAACCTGTTGCTAATGCAGCTGGTGCCGAAGCCGTAAGGGGAGCCCAAGACAATGCCGGTGGCTCGAACGCTGGAGCCCACAACCCATCTGCAAACCTTCCCAGAGGTGACAACCGGGCTGGCGGGGCTGCCGCCGCAGCTGCCGCTCCCGAACCCCCACCTCGCAGTCGCCGGGTGCCGAGACCCCCGGAGACAGACGATTCTGACCACGACGACGACACTTACGTGAGAATGGATTTTGCCAGACCTGACCAGTTCGACTCTCCCAAAAGAG
- the IRS4 gene encoding insulin receptor substrate 4 isoform X1, giving the protein MASCSFTRDQATRRLRGAAAAAAAALAAVATTPLLSSRTPTALIGTGSSCPGAMWPSTATGSRSDSESEEEDLPVGEEVCKRGYLRKQKHGHRRYFVLKLETADAPARLEYYENARKFRHSVRAAAAAAAAAASGAAIPALIPPRRVITLYQCFSVSQRADARYRHLIALFTQDEYFAMVAENESEQESWYLLLSRLILESKRRRCGTLGAQPDGEPGALAAAAAAEPPFYKDVWQVIVKPRGLGHRKELSGVFRLCLTDEEVVFVRLNTEVASVVVQLLSIRRCGHSEQYFFLEVGRSTVIGPGELWMQVDDCVVAQNMHELFLEKMRALCADEYRARCRSYSISIGAHLLTLLSARRHLGLLPIEPGGWLRRSRFEQFCHLRAIGDGEDEMLFTRRFITPSEPVPDSRRERLHLPRGCRSRRAISVPASFFRRLAPSPARPPHPPAKAPNNGACLSSEVSGSGSGNSGEERNPQSKEDQEGSGGDYMPMNNWGSGNGRGSGGGQGSSGQGSSSHSSGGNQCSGDGQGSRGGQGSSGGQGSSGQGSGGNQCSGDGQGTAGGNGSGGGQRPGGGHGSGGGQGPGDGYGAGGGKNSGGGKGAGSGKGSDRDDERGKSLKKRSYFGKLTQSKQMPPPPPPPPPPPPAGATGGKGKSGGRFRLYFCADRGATKERKEAKEVKDAEIPEGAARGRHRARAFDEDEDDPYVPMRPGVAAPLVSSSDYMPMAPQNISASKKRHSRSPFEDSRGYMMMFPRVSPPPAPSPAPDPNKGDDSKDNDGESDYMFMAPGAGAIPKNPRNPQGGSSSKSWSSYFSLPNPFRSSPLGQSDHSEYVPMLPGKFLGRGLDKEVSYNWGPKDVASKPSDEGSFSKPGNGGSLSKPSDDGPPKDKALRPNRLSFITQEYKIKPKQQEPTHEQRETDSSSDYVNIDFTKRESNTPALSTQGPSDSWGIIADLRQSAFHNYVNVEFGVPFPNPANDFSDLLRAIPRANPLSLDGARWPLPPLPLSATGSNANEEEGDYIEVIFNSAVTPALPFADSAIRYDAETGRIYVVDPFSECCMDISLSPSRCSEPPPVARLLQEEEQEGRRPQSRSHSFFAAARAAVSAFPTDSLERDLSPSYVSAVASAAAPTLAVRQVVAAASTLAAAPGIGAAAAAATGFDSASVRWFQPVANAAGAEAVRGAQDNAGGSNAGAHNPSANLPRGDNRAGGAAAAAAAPEPPPRSRRVPRPPETDDSDHDDDTYVRMDFARPDQFDSPKRE; this is encoded by the coding sequence ATGGCGAGCTGCTCCTTCACTCGCGACCAAGCGACAAGGAGACTGAGAGgtgcagcagcggcagcagcggCAGCTCTAGCAGCGGTGGCGACCACCCCGCTTCTTTCCTCGCGAACCCCGACCGCACTCATTGGGACCGGGTCGTCTTGTCCGGGAGCCATGTGGCCTTCCACGGCCACTGGCTCCCGGTCAGACTCCGAGTCCGAGGAGGAGGACCTCCCCGTCGGGGAGGAAGTCTGCAAACGCGGCTACCTGCGGAAACAGAAGCATGGGCACAGGCGCTACTTCGTGCTCAAACTCGAGACTGCTGATGCCCCAGCTCGGCTGGAATACTACGAAAATGCCAGGAAGTTCCGGCACAGTGTCCGAGCCGCGGCGGCTGCAGCAGCTGCGGCCGCCTCTGGCGCCGCGATCCCCGCGCTCATTCCACCGCGGCGCGTGATCACCCTATACCAGTGCTTTTCCGTGAGCCAGCGAGCAGATGCAAGGTACCGACACCTCATTGCCCTTTTCACCCAGGACGAGTACTTCGCGATGGTGGCGGAGAACGAGTCGGAGCAGGAAAGCTGGTACTTGCTGCTCAGCCGCCTCATCCTCGAGAGCAAGCGCCGCCGCTGCGGCACGCTCGGCGCGCAGCCGGACGGAGAGCCGGGCGCGCTGGCGGCTGCAGCGGCGGCGGAGCCACCCTTCTATAAAGATGTGTGGCAGGTAATAGTCAAACCCAGGGGGCTGGGGCACAGAAAAGAGCTGAGCGGCGTGTTCCGGCTGTGTCTAACCGACGAGGAGGTAGTGTTTGTGAGGCTGAACACCGAAGTGGCTAGCGTGGTTGTCCAGCTCCTGAGCATCCGTCGCTGTGGACACTCGGAGCAGTATTTCTTCTTGGAAGTAGGCAGGTCCACCGTCATCGGTCCAGGAGAGCTCTGGATGCAGGTCGATGACTGTGTGGTTGCCCAAAACATGCACGAGCTGTTTTTGGAGAAGATGAGAGCCCTATGCGCAGACGAATACAGAGCCCGCTGCCGCAGCTACAGCATCAGCATCGGCGCCCACCTGTTAACCCTGCTGTCCGCTAGGAGGCACCTGGGTTTGCTGCCGATAGAGCCGGGAGGCTGGCTCAGAAGGTCCCGCTTTGAGCAGTTTTGCCACCTCAGGGCCATCGGCGACGGGGAAGACGAGATGCTTTTCACCAGGCGCTTCATAACACCCAGCGAGCCTGTGCCCGACTCCAGGCGAGAAAGATTGCACCTACCCAGAGGGTGCAGGTCAAGGAGAGCGATTTCAGTGCCAGCCAGCTTTTTTCGCCGCTTAGCACCCAGCCCAGCACGTCCCCCGCACCCTCCTGCAAAAGCCCCGAACAATGGAGCTTGCCTGTCTTCTGAAGTGTCTGGATCTGGCTCTGGCAACTCTGGGGAGGAACGCAATCCCCAGAGCAAAGAAGATCAGGAAGGAAGTGGAGGTGACTATATGCCCATGAACAATTGGGGGTCAGGAAATGGCCGAGGCTCAGGAGGTGGCCAGGGCTCAAGTGGCCAAGGCTCCAGTAGCCATAGCTCGGGAGGAAACCAGTGCTCAGGTGACGGACAGGGATCGCGAGGTGGCCAGGGTTCTAGTGGTGGCCAGGGCTCAAGTGGCCAGGGCTCAGGAGGTAACCAGTGCTCTGGAGATGGCCAGGGCACCGCAGGTGGGAACGGTTCAGGTGGTGGCCAGAGACCTGGAGGTGGCCATGGCTCAGGTGGTGGCCAGGGACCTGGAGATGGTTATGGCGCAGGTGGTGGCAAGAACTCTGGAGGGGGCAAAGGCGCAGGAAGTGGGAAAGGATCTGATCGTGATGATGAACGTGGAAAATCTCTGAAGAAAAGATCCTATTTTGGCAAATTAACTCAAAGCAAGCAAatgccaccacctccaccacctcctcctcctcccccaccagcTGGAGCAACTGGTGGAAAAGGGAAGTCTGGGGGAAGATTCCGACTTTATTTTTGTGCTGACAGAGGAGCCACAAAAGAACGCAAAGAAGCCAAAGAAGTTAAAGATGCAGAGATCCCAGAAGGTGCAGCTCGTGGCCGCCACAGAGCCAGAGCTTTTGATGAAGATGAGGATGACCCATACGTGCCAATGAGGCCAGGGGTGGCTGCCCCTCTTGTCAGCTCCAGTGATTATATGCCAATGGCTCCTCAAAATATCTCTGCTTCAAAAAAGCGCCACTCTCGATCCCCTTTTGAAGATTCAAGAGGGTACATGATGATGTTTCCCAGAGTGAGCCCACCACCTGCTCCAAGTCCTGCACCTGACCCTAATAAAGGGGATGACTCAAAGGACAATGACGGTGAGAGTGACTACATGTTCATGGCTCCTGGAGCCGGTGCAATTCCAAAAAACCCCAGAAATCCTCAGGGTGGCTCTTCCTCCAAAAGTTGGAGCTCCTACTTCTCTCTACCAAACCCTTTTCGGAGCTCCCCTTTGGGACAGAGTGACCACAGTGAGTATGTACCAATGTTACCTGGAAAGTTCCTGGGGAGGGGCCTAGACAAAGAAGTCTCCTATAACTGGGGCCCCAAAGATGTAGCTTCAAAGCCTTCAGATGAGGGATCATTCTCAAAGCCTGGAAATGGGGGATCACTTTCAAAGCCTTCAGATGATGGGCCCCCAAAGGATAAGGCTCTGAGACCTAACAGACTTTCTTTTATTACACAAGAATATAAAATCAAGCCAAAACAACAAGAGCCCACACATGAGCAGAGAGAAACTGACAGCTCTAGTGACTATGTCAACATTGACTTCACTAAAAGAGAGAGCAATACACCAGCTCTCTCTACTCAAGGACCATCAGATTCGTGGGGTATAATTGCTGACCTCAGACAGTCAGCCTTTCATAATTATGTGAATGTTGAGTTTGGAGTGCCATTTCCAAATCCAGCAAACGACTTCTCAGATCTTTTAAGAGCTATACCACGTGCCAACCCCCTATCGCTGGACGGTGCTAGGTGGccacttcctcctcttcccctcagTGCTACAGGTAGCAATGCTAATGAGGAAGAGGGTGACTACATTGAAGTAATTTTCAACTCAGCAGTGACACCAGCCTTGCCTTTTGCTGACAGTGCCATTCGCTATGATGCTGAAACAGGTCGAATCTATGTGGTCGACCCATTTTCTGAGTGCTGTATGGATATATCTCTCTCCCCCAGCCGATGTTCAGAACCACCACCTGTAGCTAGGCTGctgcaggaggaagagcaggagggaAGACGCCCACAAAGCCGTTCTCACAGTTTCTTTGCAGCAGCCAGAGCCGCTGTCTCGGCTTTTCCAACAGACAGCCTTGAGAGAGACCTTTCCCCATCCTATGTCTCGGCTGTTGCTTCAGCGGCAGCACCGACTTTAGCTGTCCGCCAAGTTGTAGCTGCGGCCTCAACGCTCGCCGCGGCCCCGGGCATCGGCGCAGCAGCCGCCGCGGCTACTGGATTTGACTCCGCCTCCGTCCGCTGGTTTCAACCTGTTGCTAATGCAGCTGGTGCCGAAGCCGTAAGGGGAGCCCAAGACAATGCCGGTGGCTCGAACGCTGGAGCCCACAACCCATCTGCAAACCTTCCCAGAGGTGACAACCGGGCTGGCGGGGCTGCCGCCGCAGCTGCCGCTCCCGAACCCCCACCTCGCAGTCGCCGGGTGCCGAGACCCCCGGAGACAGACGATTCTGACCACGACGACGACACTTACGTGAGAATGGATTTTGCCAGACCTGACCAGTTCGACTCTCCCAAAAGAG